In one window of bacterium DNA:
- the lepB gene encoding signal peptidase I, producing MFKLIRYFILIGIVFFTGYIFGIKDVKFLKIISSSMEPTLSIGDKIISVKSNDIKRKDIVVLLSPEGEKEFLIKRVIGLPGEKIKIEKGYVYINGEKLQEPYIKERPEYLFKEIEIPPGTYFLLGDNRNESEDSTTWGPVEKNFIVGKVLCRYHPFRKFKIF from the coding sequence ATGTTTAAACTCATCAGATATTTTATACTTATCGGGATAGTTTTTTTTACTGGTTATATTTTTGGGATTAAAGATGTTAAATTTTTAAAAATAATATCCTCTTCAATGGAACCTACCTTAAGTATTGGGGATAAAATAATTTCTGTAAAATCAAATGATATAAAAAGAAAAGATATAGTTGTTTTACTTTCTCCGGAAGGAGAAAAAGAGTTTTTAATTAAAAGAGTTATAGGGCTTCCGGGAGAAAAAATAAAAATTGAAAAGGGTTATGTTTATATAAATGGAGAAAAACTTCAAGAACCTTATATTAAAGAAAGACCTGAATATTTATTTAAAGAAATAGAAATCCCTCCAGGAACTTATTTTTTACTTGGAGACAACAGAAATGAAAGTGAAGACAGTACTACATGGGGACCCGTTGAAAAAAACTTTATTGTTGGAAAAGTTCTTTGTAGATATCATCCTTTCAGAAAATTTAAAATCTTTTAA
- a CDS encoding HU family DNA-binding protein, with protein sequence MNKGDLIEAVAKVVCTKKEAAAAVDAVLDAIKGALKKGDVVTLVGFGTFKVVERKARKGRNPRTGEEIKIPKKKVPVFRAGSELKKAVK encoded by the coding sequence ATGAATAAAGGAGATTTGATTGAAGCAGTAGCAAAGGTTGTTTGTACAAAAAAAGAAGCGGCAGCAGCAGTTGATGCAGTTTTAGATGCAATTAAAGGTGCTCTTAAGAAAGGGGATGTAGTTACTCTTGTTGGCTTCGGAACATTCAAAGTTGTGGAAAGAAAAGCAAGAAAAGGAAGAAATCCAAGAACAGGAGAAGAGATAAAGATTCCAAAGAAGAAGGTTCCAGTATTCAGAGCAGGAAGCGAATTGAAAAAGGCAGTCAAGTAA
- a CDS encoding MotA/TolQ/ExbB proton channel family protein, whose amino-acid sequence MNLWLLAVKGGYIMIPIFICGVLTLAIIIERFIYLKNSQIDSEKFIKDIEDLLKRRKIREAIEKCENQNKPVPNIIKAGLLKLDRTRDEIKEAIDDTANHQIPELEKYLVILATIAVISPLLGLLGTVTGMIKAFMVIEMKEGLVNPGELARGIWEALVTTVGGLVVAIPAYLSYNYFVSRVNNLILEMEKSATRLIDLIFLLKSEEE is encoded by the coding sequence ATGAATCTGTGGTTACTTGCTGTTAAAGGTGGGTATATAATGATACCCATCTTTATATGTGGTGTTTTAACTCTTGCAATAATAATAGAAAGATTTATTTACTTAAAAAATTCTCAAATTGACAGTGAGAAATTTATAAAAGATATAGAAGACCTTTTAAAAAGAAGAAAAATAAGAGAAGCAATTGAAAAATGTGAAAATCAAAATAAACCAGTTCCAAATATTATAAAAGCAGGTCTTTTAAAACTTGATAGAACAAGGGATGAAATAAAAGAAGCGATTGATGACACAGCAAACCACCAAATTCCAGAACTTGAAAAATATCTTGTAATTCTTGCGACCATTGCAGTAATATCTCCTCTTTTAGGACTTCTTGGAACTGTAACAGGAATGATTAAAGCATTTATGGTAATTGAAATGAAAGAAGGACTTGTAAATCCTGGAGAACTTGCAAGAGGAATCTGGGAGGCGCTTGTAACAACTGTAGGTGGACTTGTTGTAGCAATTCCTGCTTATCTTTCTTACAATTATTTTGTATCCCGTGTAAACAATCTAATACTTGAAATGGAAAAAAGTGCAACAAGATTGATAGACCTGATTTTCTTATTAAAAAGTGAAGAAGAATGA
- a CDS encoding nitroreductase family protein: MEFYEVIKTRRSVRNYKKDSIPDDVLKRVLNAARIAPSGNNRQPWKFIIIKDRKIKEKMIALCDGQEFVAESPVLIVACGKNIHYNRGRWMGDYSVIVDVAIAVDHLTLAARAEGLGTCWIGSFDNEGIKKFLGIPEDVNVVALTPLGYPENPNVFKETKNRKSLEEIICYDKWEEK, translated from the coding sequence ATGGAATTTTATGAAGTTATTAAAACAAGAAGGAGTGTGAGAAACTATAAAAAAGATTCCATTCCCGATGATGTCTTAAAAAGAGTTTTAAATGCAGCAAGAATAGCGCCCAGTGGGAATAATAGACAGCCATGGAAATTTATTATTATAAAGGACCGTAAGATAAAAGAAAAAATGATTGCCCTTTGCGATGGACAGGAATTTGTTGCTGAATCTCCTGTTTTAATAGTTGCCTGTGGTAAAAATATTCATTATAATAGAGGTAGATGGATGGGTGATTACAGTGTTATCGTTGATGTGGCAATTGCTGTTGACCATCTTACACTTGCAGCAAGAGCAGAAGGACTTGGTACATGCTGGATTGGTTCTTTTGACAATGAAGGGATAAAAAAATTTCTTGGAATTCCGGAGGATGTAAATGTTGTCGCTCTGACACCTTTAGGATATCCGGAAAATCCAAATGTTTTTAAAGAAACAAAAAACAGAAAAAGTTTAGAAGAAATAATATGTTATGATAAATGGGAGGAAAAATAG
- a CDS encoding NAD+ synthase, which produces MKEILKINPERVRDFLVEFLRDEFKKANKGVAVFGMSGGVDSTVVGYLCKMAFGRNNTYGIILPYKNTPKISVDHAYMVGRTLGIRYLRFNVTPQIDYYFKNFPQADRIRIGNKISRERMSILYDLSSHFDGIVVGSSNKSEIYLGYGTLFGDLAWLINPLGDLFKTEIYQLAQFLGIPEEILKKKPSAELWEGQTDEEELGFTYQDADIILYYYVEKNMKVEEITGQIKNLSPEIINKVIEKVKKTEFKRKAPKIAKIPDEIKYS; this is translated from the coding sequence ATGAAAGAAATACTTAAAATTAATCCTGAAAGAGTGAGGGATTTTCTTGTTGAATTTTTAAGAGATGAATTTAAAAAAGCAAATAAGGGAGTAGCAGTTTTTGGCATGTCTGGTGGAGTTGATTCTACTGTTGTGGGATATTTGTGTAAAATGGCTTTTGGAAGAAATAATACCTATGGAATAATTTTACCCTACAAAAATACACCAAAAATTTCTGTTGACCATGCCTATATGGTGGGAAGAACTCTTGGAATAAGATATTTACGATTTAATGTAACACCTCAGATTGACTATTATTTCAAAAATTTCCCTCAGGCAGACAGAATAAGAATAGGAAACAAAATTTCAAGAGAAAGAATGAGCATACTTTACGATTTATCTTCCCATTTTGATGGTATCGTTGTCGGGTCAAGTAATAAAAGTGAAATATATCTTGGTTATGGAACTCTTTTTGGAGACCTTGCATGGCTTATAAATCCACTCGGAGACCTTTTTAAAACAGAAATTTATCAACTCGCTCAATTTCTCGGAATTCCAGAAGAAATATTGAAAAAAAAGCCAAGTGCTGAATTGTGGGAAGGACAGACAGATGAAGAAGAACTCGGTTTTACTTATCAGGATGCAGATATAATTCTTTACTATTATGTTGAAAAAAATATGAAGGTTGAGGAAATTACAGGTCAGATTAAAAATTTAAGTCCTGAAATTATAAATAAAGTTATTGAAAAGGTCAAAAAAACTGAATTTAAAAGAAAAGCACCAAAAATTGCAAAGATACCAGACGAAATTAAATACTCATAA
- a CDS encoding YHS domain-containing protein, with the protein MGKKKYKDTVCRKWLTKETKNVVEKDGKIYYFCSPSCKEKFEKDPEKYLKLVG; encoded by the coding sequence ATGGGAAAGAAAAAATATAAAGATACTGTTTGCAGGAAATGGCTTACAAAAGAAACAAAAAATGTAGTGGAAAAAGATGGAAAGATATATTATTTCTGCAGTCCTTCCTGTAAAGAAAAATTTGAAAAAGACCCTGAAAAATATTTAAAACTTGTTGGATAA
- a CDS encoding exonuclease domain-containing protein yields the protein MKIKINDLIVLDIETTGLNPDKDRICEVSFLKIKKDNLIENFTTLINPEIKIPESVSLISGIKDVDVENAPKFKEIVEKIRNFINGEILLCHNASFDISFLKKEFERVGYQFPEVKIIDTYLIAKNFFSFRKNSLHYLSQFYKLKRISEHRAEDDAKATFEIFKIFCREIEKRYRPNSLNLLFLFRYQKKFFYRRIIFDINQIENKIYPDRIILEDILKALSEKKEILIRYMNFKKEITERKILPLEIIDENGVKYLKAFCQLKKEERKFRIDRIKKIM from the coding sequence ATGAAGATTAAAATAAATGATTTGATTGTACTTGACATTGAAACAACAGGACTTAATCCTGATAAAGATAGAATTTGTGAAGTTTCTTTTTTAAAAATAAAAAAAGATAATCTAATTGAAAATTTTACCACTTTGATAAATCCAGAAATAAAAATACCTGAAAGTGTTTCCTTAATAAGTGGAATAAAGGATGTAGATGTTGAAAATGCTCCTAAATTTAAAGAAATTGTTGAAAAAATTAGAAATTTTATAAATGGAGAAATTTTATTATGTCATAATGCAAGTTTTGATATATCATTTTTAAAAAAGGAATTTGAAAGAGTAGGATATCAATTTCCAGAAGTAAAGATTATTGATACATATTTAATCGCAAAGAATTTTTTTTCCTTCAGAAAAAATTCCCTTCATTATCTTTCACAATTTTATAAGTTAAAAAGAATATCAGAGCATAGAGCAGAAGATGATGCAAAAGCAACATTTGAAATTTTTAAAATTTTTTGTAGAGAAATTGAGAAAAGATACAGGCCCAATTCATTAAATTTACTTTTTCTGTTCAGATATCAGAAAAAATTTTTTTACAGAAGAATAATATTTGACATAAATCAGATTGAGAATAAAATATATCCTGATAGAATTATTTTAGAAGATATTTTAAAAGCGTTGAGTGAAAAAAAAGAGATTTTAATAAGGTATATGAATTTTAAAAAAGAAATTACAGAAAGGAAAATTTTACCTCTTGAAATTATAGATGAAAATGGAGTAAAATATTTGAAAGCATTCTGTCAGTTGAAAAAAGAAGAAAGAAAATTTAGAATTGACAGAATAAAAAAAATTATGTAA
- a CDS encoding cold shock domain-containing protein — MAKEKGKVKWFNNKKGFGFIERENGEDVFVHYSSIVGQGYKTLNEGDAVEFEVVKRDKGLQAVNVVKI; from the coding sequence GTGGCAAAAGAAAAAGGAAAAGTAAAATGGTTTAATAACAAGAAGGGGTTCGGCTTCATTGAGAGAGAGAATGGAGAAGATGTATTTGTCCATTACAGTTCAATTGTAGGTCAGGGTTATAAAACCCTTAATGAAGGTGATGCAGTTGAATTTGAAGTTGTAAAAAGAGATAAAGGTCTTCAGGCAGTTAATGTTGTGAAAATATAA